One window of the Triticum dicoccoides isolate Atlit2015 ecotype Zavitan chromosome 3B, WEW_v2.0, whole genome shotgun sequence genome contains the following:
- the LOC119276258 gene encoding GDSL esterase/lipase At2g27360-like produces MAFAAQAARLAASALVAGVVAAVVAMPVPAAGGVCFDRIFSFGDSLTDTGNFLLSVPDDFPDPARSLPYGQTFFGRPSGRYSDGRNLLDFFAEAFGMPFVPPYLGGGDFLNGANFAVGGATALNNSFFRELGVEPTWTPHSLDEQMQWFKRLLPSIASTESEHSDIMSKSLFLVGEVGGNDYNHLMVRGKSLAELRELVPQVVGAISLAITELIILGAKKFVVPGNFPIGCVPLYLAILPSEEKDYYNEEIGCIKWLNEFTEYHNRLLQEELEKLRNLHPDVSVIYADYYGATLNIYRAPLQFGFTVPLNSCCGSDAPHNCSLSVLCGNPGSLVCPDPSKYVSWDGLHFTEATYKVIIQGVLGSYAVPPLSEICRDGEYKVSQLHQCTDSNPTNTVTYDAMSSFI; encoded by the exons ATGGCATTTGCGGCTCAGGCGGCGCGGCTCGCCGCCTCCgcactcgtcgccggcgtcgtggcggcggtggtggcgatgcCGGTGCCGGCGGCCGGAGGGGTGTGCTTCGACAGGATATTCAGCTTTGGGGACTCGCTCACGGACACGGGCAACTTCCTGCTCTCCGTGCCGGACGACTTCCCGGACCCCGCGCGGAGCCTCCCGTACGGCCAGACCTTCTTCGGCCGCCCCTCCGGCCGCTACTCCGACGGCCGCAACCTCCTCGATTTCTTCG CTGAAGCATTCGGGATGCCTTTCGTGCCACCCTACCTTGGCGGTGGTGACTTCCTGAATGGCGCCAATTTTGCGGTTGGCGGTGCGACTGCGCTCAACAACTCGTTCTTCCGAGAGCTTGGTGTGGAGCCTACATGGACGCCACACTCCCTTGATGAGCAAATGCAGTGGTTCAAAAGACTGCTTCCGTCCATTGCCTCCACAGAGTCTG AACACAGTGATATCATGTCAAAATCACTTTTCCTTGTTGGAGAGGTCGGCGGGAATGATTACAACCATCTAATGGTCAGGGGGAAATCTCTTGCTGAGCTACGCGAGCTTGTTCCTCAGGTTGTTGGTGCCATAAGCTTAGCTATCACG GAGCTTATAATTCTTGGCGCGAAGAAATTCGTTGTTCCTGGAAATTTCCCGATAGGGTGTGTCCCATTGTATCTCGCAATACTTCCAAGTGAAGAGAAGGATTACTATAATGAAGAAATAGGGTGCATTAAGTGGCTAAATGAATTTACCGAGTACCACAATCGTTTGCTCCAGGAGGAGCTAGAGAAACTTAGGAATCTTCACCCAGATGTATCTGTCATTTATGCTGATTATTATGGTGCTACACTGAACATATACCGTGCCCCACTGCAGTTTG GTTTCACTGTCCCATTGAACTCATGCTGCGGAAGCGATGCCCCACATAACTGTTCTCTGTCAGTACTATGTGGAAACCCTGGATCTTTGGTCTGCCCTGACCCATCGAAGTACGTCTCATGGGACGGTTTACACTTCACCGAAGCGACCTACAAAGTTATAATCCAAGGAGTGCTGGGGTCTTATGCTGTTCCTCCTCTTTCGGAAATATGTCGGGATGGAGAGTACAAAGTCTCCCAGCTTCATCAATGTACAGACAGCAATCCTACAAACACTGTAACATACGATGCTATGAGCTCTTTTATTTGA